The following are encoded together in the Cololabis saira isolate AMF1-May2022 chromosome 5, fColSai1.1, whole genome shotgun sequence genome:
- the LOC133444452 gene encoding myosin heavy chain, fast skeletal muscle-like isoform X3, whose protein sequence is MSTDAEMALYGKAAIYLRKPEKERIEAQTRPFDAKSACYVADVKELYLKATILKKEGGKVTVKVLDTQEEKTVKEDDINPMNPPKYDKMEDMAMMTHLNEATVLYNLKERYAAWMIYTYSGLFCATVNPYKWLPVYDSEVVSAYRGKKRMEAPPHIFSVSDNAYQFMLTDRQNQSVLITGESGAGKTVNTKRVIQYFATISVGGGKAKESSKMQGSLEDQIIAANPLLEAYGNAKTIRNDNSSRFGKFIRIHFGTTGKLSSADIETYLLEKSRVTFQLSDERGYHIFYQMMTNHKPEIIEMALITSNPYDFPMCSMGQITVASIDDKEELDATDNAIDILGFNGEEKMGIYKLTGAVLHHGNMKFKQKQREEQAEPDGTENADKIAYLLGLNSADMLKGLCYPRVKVGNEFVTKGQTVPQVNNAVTALAKSIYGRMFDWMVVRINQMLATKQARNHFIGVLDIAGFEIFDFNTLEQLCINFTNEKLQQFFNHHMFVLEQEEYKKEGIIWEFIDFGMDLAACIELIEKPMGIFSILEEECMFPKADDTSFKNKLYDQHLGKNKAFEKPKPAKGKAEAHFSLVHYAGTVDYNICGWLDKNKDPLNESVLQLYGKASCKLVALLYPPAAPEEAGKKGGKKKGGSMQTVSSQFRENLGKLMTNLRSTHPHFVRCLIPNESKTPGLMENFLVIHQLRCNGVLEGIRICRKGFPSRILYADFKQRYKVLNASVIPEGQFIDNKKASEKLLGSIDVPQDEYRFGHTKVFFKAGLLGTLEEMRDEKLASLVTMTQALCRAYLMRKEFVVMMARRHAIYTIQYNVRSFMNVKHWPWMKVYYKIKPLLKSAETEKELMNMKENYEKMTSDLAAALAKKKELEEKMVSILQEKNDLQLQVASETENLSDAEERCEGLIKSKIQLEAKLKETTERLEDEEEINAELTAKKRKLEDECSELKKDIDDLELTLAKVEKEKHATENKVKNLTEEMASQDESIAKLTKEKKALQEAHQQTLDDLQAEEDKVNTLTKSKTKLEQQVDDLEGSLEQEKKLRMDLERAKRKLEGDLKLAQESIMDLENDKQQSDEKIKKKDFEISQLLSKIEDEQSLGAQLQKKIKELQARIEELEEEIEAERAARAKVEKQRADLSRELEEISERLEEAGGATAAQIEMNKKREAEFQKLRRDLEESTLQHEATAAALRKKQADSVAELGEQIDNLQRVKQKLEKEKSEYKMEIDDLSSNMEAVAKSKGNLEKMCRTLEDQLSELKTKNDENMRQNNDMSAQKARLLTENGEFSRQIEEKEGLVSQLTRGKQAFTQQLEELKRHVEEEVKAKNALAHGLQSARHDCDLLREQFEEEQEAKAELQRGMSKANSEVAQWRTKYETDAIQRTEELEESKKKLAQRLQEAEEQIEAVNSKCASLEKTKQRLQSEVEDLMIDVERANGLAANLDKKQRNFDKVLAEWKQKYEEGQAELEGAQKEARTLSTELFKMKNSYEEALDQLETMKRENKNLQQEISDLTEQLGDTGKSIHELEKAKKQVETEKSEIQTALEEAEGTLEHEESKILRVQLELNQIKGEVDRKIAEKDEEMEQIKRNSQRVIDSMQSTLDAEVRSRNDAMRIKKKMEGDLNEMEIQLSHANRQAAESQKQLRNVQAQLKDAQLHLDDAVRAQEDLKEQAAMVDRRNGLLVAEIEELRVALEQTERGRKVAEQELVDASERVGLLHSQNTSLINTKKKLESDLVQIQSEVDDTVQEARNAEDKAKKAITDAAMMAEELKKEQDTSAHLERMKKNLEVAVKDLQHRLDEAENLAMKGGKKQLQKLESRVRELESEVENEQRRGADSVKGVRKYERRVKELTYQTEEDKKNVGRLQDLVDKLQLKVKAYKRQADEAEEQANTHLSKSRKLQHELEEAEERADIAESQVNKMRVKSRDSGKVNMHTYYD, encoded by the exons ATGAGTACGGACGCGGAGATGGCCCTTTATGGCAAAGCTGCCATTTATCTTCGTAAGCCAGAAAAGGAGAGGATTGAGGCTCAGACCAGACCTTTTGATGCCAAGAGTGCCTGCTATGTCGCTGATGTCAAAGAACTGTACCTGAAGGCAACAATCCTCAAGAAAGAGGGTGGCAAAGTCACCGTCAAAGTCTTGGACACTCAGGAG GAGAAGACAGTCAAAGAAGATGACATCAATCCAATGAACCCTCCCAAGTACGACAAAATGGAGGACATGGCCATGATGACCCATCTCAATGAAGCCACTGTGCTGTATAATCTCAAAGAGCGTTATGCAGCATGGATGATCTAC ACCTACTCTGGGTTGTTCTGTGCAACTGTGAACCCCTACAAGTGGCTCCCAGTGTACGATTCCGAAGTCGTCTCTGCCTATAGAGGCAAGAAGCGTATGGAGGCTCCACCCCACATCTTCTCCGTCTCTGACAATGCCTATCAGTTCATGCTTACTG ATAGGCAGAACCAGTCTGTCCTGATCAC TGGAGAATCTGGTGCTGGAAAGACTGTGAACACCAAGCGTGTCATTCAGTACTTTGCTACAATCTCTGTTGGTGGGGGTAAGGCGAAGGAATCAAGTAAAATGCAG GGGTCGCTGGAGGATCAAATCATTGCAGCCAATCCCCTGCTGGAGGCTTATGGTAATGCCAAAACTATTAGGAATGACAACTCTTCTCGTTTT GGTAAATTCATCAGGATCCATTTCGGCACAACTGGCAAACTGTCTAGTGCTGATATTGAGACAT ACCTGCTGGAGAAGTCTAGAGTGACATTCCAGCTTTCTGATGAGAGAGGCTACCACATCTTCTACCAGATGATGACAAACCACAAACCAGAGATCATTG aaatggCTCTGATCACAAGCAACCCCTATGACTTCCCCATGTGCAGCATGGGTCAGATCACTGTGGCCAGCATTGATGACAAAGAAGAGCTGGACGCCACTGAT AATGCCATTGATATCCTGGGCTTCAACGGAGAGGAGAAGATGGGCATCTACAAGTTGACTGGTGCTGTGCTTCACCATGGTAACATGAAGTTCAAGCAGAAGCAGCGTGAGGAGCAGGCTGAGCCTGACGGCACAGAGA ATGCTGACAAGATTGCTTACTTGTTGGGCCTGAACTCTGCTGATATGCTCAAGGGATTGTGCTATCCAAGAGTGAAGGTCGGCAATGAATTTGTCACCAAGGGACAGACTGTACCTCAG GTAAATAATGCTGTCACTGCCCTGGCCAAGTCCATCTATGGCAGGATGTTCGATTGGATGGTCGTCCGTATCAACCAGATGCTGGCCACTAAGCAAGCAAGAAACCACTTCATCGGTGTCCTGGACATTGCCGGCTTTGAAATCTTTGAT TTCAACACATTGGAGCAGCTGTGCATCAACTTCACCAATGAGAAACTGCAACAGTTCTTCAACCACCACATGTTTGTTCTGGAGCAAGAGGAGTACAAGAAGGAAGGCATCATTTGGGAGTTCATTGACTTTGGTATGGACTTGGCTGCCTGTATTGAGCTGATTGAAAAG CCAATGGGCATCTTCTCCATCCTCGAAGAGGAGTGCATGTTCCCCAAGGCCGATGACACTTCCTTCAAGAACAAGCTGTATGACCAGCATCTTGGCAAAAACAAGGCTTTTGAGAAGCCAAAACCTGCCAAGGGCAAGGCTGAGGCTCACTTCTCCCTGGTGCACTATGCTGGaactgtggactacaacatctGTGGTTGGCTGGACAAGAACAAGGATCCACTGAATGAGTCTGTTCTGCAGCTCTATGGGAAGGCATCATGCAAACTGGTGGCTCTCCTGTATCCTCCCGCTGCTCCTGAGG AGGCTggcaagaagggaggaaagaagaagggtGGTTCTATGCAGACTGTGTCATCACAGTTCAGG GAGAACTTGGGCAAGCTGATGACCAACCTGAGGAGTACCCATCCTCACTTTGTGCGCTGCCTCATTCCCAATGAGTCAAAGACTCCAG GCTTGATGGAGAACTTCCTGGTCATCCACCAGCTCAGGTGTAACGGTGTGCTGGAGGGTATCAGAATctgcagaaaaggtttccccAGCAGAATCCTCTATGCTGACTTCAAACAGAG ATACAAAGTACTGAATGCCAGTGTCATCCCTGAGGGTCAATTCATTGACAACAAGAAAGCCTCTGAGAAGCTGCTTGGATCAATTGACGTTCCTCAAGATGAGTACAGATTTGGACACACCAAG GTGTTTTTCAAGGCTGGTCTGCTGGGTACCCTTGAGGAGATGAGAGATGAAAAGTTGGCATCCCTGGTCACAATGACTCAGGCTCTCTGCCGTGCTTACCTCATGAGAAAGGAGTTTGTTGTTATGATGGCTAGGAGGCac GCCATTTATACTATCCAGTATAATGTCCGCTCATTCATGAATGTGAAACACTGGCCATGGATGAAGGTTTATTACAAGATCAAGCCTCTCTTGAAGAGTGCTGAGACTGAGAAGGAGCTCATGAATATGAAGGAGAACTATGAGAAGATGACATCAGACCTTGCTGCTGCCTTGGCCAAGAAAaaggagctggaggaaaagaTGGTGTCTATTCTGCAGGAGAAGAACGATCTGCAGCTGCAAGTGGCATCT GAAACAGAGAATCTGTCAGATGCTGAGGAGAGGTGCGAGGGTCTTATCAAGAGCAAGATTCAACTCGAGGCCAAACTCAAAGAGACCACTGAGAGActggaagatgaggaggaaatCAATGCTGAGCTTACTGCAAagaagaggaagctggaggaCGAATGCTCTGAGCTCAAAAAAGATATTGATGACCTGGAACTTACATTGGCCAAAGTGGAAAAGGAGAAACATGCCACTGAGAACAAG GTGAAGAACCTGACTGAGGAGATGGCCTCTCAGGATGAGAGCATTGCTAAACTGACCAAGGAGAAGAAAGCTCTTCAGGAAGCTCATCAGCAGACTCTTGATGACCTGCAGGCGGAGGAAGACAAAGTCAACACTCTGACCAAGTCCAAGACCAAGCTTGAGCAACAAGTTGATGAT CTTGAAGGTTCTCTGGAGCAAGAGAAGAAGCTTCGTATGGATCTTGAGAGAGCCAAGAGGAAGCTGGAAGGAGATCTGAAACTGGCCCAGGAATCCATAATGGATCTGGAGAATGACAAGCAGCAGTCTgatgagaaaattaaaaa GAAGGACTTTGAAATCAGCCAGCTCCTCAGCAAGATTGAAGATGAGCAGTCATTGGGTGCACAGCTTCAGAAGAAGATTAAGGAGCTTCAG GCCCGTattgaggagctggaggaggaaatCGAGGCGGAGCGCGCTGCTCGTGCCAAGGTTGAGAAGCAGAGAGCTGACCTCTCCAGGGAACTTGAGGAGATCAGTGAGAGGCTGGAGGAAGCTGGTGGCGCCACTGCTGCTCAGATTGAGATGAACAAGAAGCGCGAGGCTGAGTTCCAGAAGCTCCGTCGTGACCTTGAGGAGTCTACTCTGCAGCATGAAGCCACTGCTGCTGCTCTGCGCAAGAAGCAGGCCGACAGCGTTGCTGAGCTGGGAGAGCAGATCGACAACCTGCAGCGTGTCAAGCAGAAGCTTGAGAAAGAAAAGAGTGAATATAAGATGGAGATTGACGACCTCTCCAGCAACATGGAGGCTGTTGCTAAATCAAAG GGAAATCTTGAAAAGATGTGCCGTACTCTTGAGGACCAATTAAGTGAACTTAAGACCAAGAATGATGAAAACATGCGTCAGAACAATGACATGAGTGCACAGAAAGCACGTCTCCTCACAGAAAATG GTGAGTTCAGCCGTCAAATTGAGGAGAAAGAGGGTCTTGTTTCTCAGCTGACCAGAGGCAAACAGGCCTTCACCCAGCAGCTTGAGGAGCTGAAGAGACACGTTGAAGAGGAGGTCAAG GCCAAGAATGCTCTTGCCCATGGACTGCAATCAGCCCGCCATGACTGTGACCTGCTGAGGGAGCAGtttgaggaggagcaggaggccaAAGCTGAGCTGCAGCGTGGTATGTCCAAGGCCAACAGTGAGGTGGCTCAGTGGAGAACTAAGTATGAAACTGATGCCATCCAGCGCACAGAGGAGCTTGAGGAATCCAA GAAAAAGCTGGCCCAGCGTCTTCAGGAAGCTGAGGAGCAGATCGAGGCTGTGAACTCCAAGTGTGCATCTCTGGAGAAGACCAAACAGAGGCTCCAAAGTGAGGTGGAGGACCTCATGATTGATGTGGAGAGAGCTAATGGGCTGGCTGCCAACTTGGATAAGAAGCAGAGGAACTTTGATAAG GTGCTGGCAGAGTGGAAACAGAAGTATGAGGAGGGTCAGGCAGAGCTTGAAGGAGCTCAGAAGGAGGCTCGTACTCTGAGCACTGAACTGTTCAAGATGAAGAACTCTTATGAAGAAgctctggatcagctggagaccATGAAGCGTGAAAACAAGAACCTCCAAC AGGAGATCTCTGACCTGACTGAACAGCTTGGTGACACTGGCAAGAGCATCCATGAGCTGGAGAAGGCCAAGAAGCAGGTGGAGACAGAGAAGTCTGAGATCCAGACAGCTCTGGAGGAAGCTGAG GGAACTCTGGAGCATGAAGAGTCTAAGATCCTTCGTGTTCAGCTGGAGCTCAACCAGATTAAGGGTGAGGTGGACAGGAAGATTGCAGAGAAAGATGAGGAGATGGAGCAGATCAAGAGGAACAGCCAGAGGGTGATTGATTCCATGCAGAGCACTCTGGATGCTGAGGTCAGGAGCAGGAACGATGCCATGAGAATCAAGAAGAAGATGGAAGGAGATCTGAATGAGATGGAGATTCAGCTGAGTCATGCCAATCGCCAGGCTGCTGAGTCCCAGAAACAGTTGAGGAACGTTCAGGCACAGCTGAAG GACGCTCAACTGCATCTTGATGATGCTGTCAGAGCCCAGGAGGACCTCAAGGAACAAGCTGCTATGGTGGATCGCAGAAACGGTCTCTTAGTGGCAGAAATTGAGGAACTCAGAGTTGCTctggaacagacagagagaggcCGCAAAGTCGCAGAGCAGGAACTGGTGGATGCCAGCGAACGTGTCGGACTTCTGCACTCTCAG AACACAAGCCTCATCAACACCAAGAAGAAGCTTGAAAGTGACCTGGTTCAGATCCAGAGTGAAGTTGATGATACTGTTCAGGAAGCAAGGAATGCAGAGGACAAGGCCAAGAAGGCCATCACTGAT GCTGCTATGATGGCTGAAGAGCTGAAGAAGGAACAGGACACCAGTGCTCACCTGGAGAGGATGAAGAAGAACCTGGAGGTTGCTGTTAAGGACCTGCAGCATCGCCTGGATGAGGCTGAGAACTTGGCCATGAAGGGTGGCAAGAAGCAGCTCCAAAAACTCGAGTCTAGG GTGCGTGAGTTGGAGAGCGAGGTTGAAAATGAGCAAAGACGTGGTGCAGATTCTGTTAAGGGTGTCCGCAAATATGAGAGAAGAGTGAAGGAGCTCACCTATCAG ACTGAGGAAGATAAGAAAAACGTTGGTAGGCTGCAGGATCTGGTGGACAAACTGCAGCTCAAGGTGAAGGCCTACAAGAGGCAGGCTGATGAAGCG GAGGAGCAGGCCAACACTCATCTGTCCAAGTCTAGGAAGCTCCAGCATGAGCTTGAGGAGGCTGAGGAGCGTGCTGACATTGCAGAGTCTCAGGTCAACAAGATGAGAGTAAAGAGCCGTGACTCTGGCAAGGTGAATATGCACACATATTATGACTGA